One genomic window of Sarcophilus harrisii chromosome X, mSarHar1.11, whole genome shotgun sequence includes the following:
- the TMEM187 gene encoding transmembrane protein 187, which produces MKRESYRALIHVLLTACLCTATVYMGFFDGIFTEVGYEYYAEVPVHSFPTFLAMPFNSVINLGYLLLGWYWLMKNKKFVGNDENMRQVRYLKDVFAGMALLYGPVQWVRIWTQTHHSAVLDQWFTLPIFAWPVVWCHYLKNGWQPWSFFCIECISLASYCLTLFHHFGFDIALACHILAAVWSATHLHRQYGDSVSATYIGLALMSCLGFVVLKIGDHWLAQWSVFKKLTGHFWSKICDIMQFHFAFLFFIHFSNPRKQIGEEKNI; this is translated from the coding sequence ATGAAGCGAGAGTCTTATCGGGCCTTGATTCATGTGCTGCTTACAGCCTGCTTATGCACTGCCACTGTCTACATGGGGTTCTTCGATGGTATCTTCACTGAAGTTGGCTATGAATATTATGCAGAAGTTCCAGTTCATTCTTTTCCCACCTTTCTTGCCATGCCTTTCAATTCTGTCATTAACTTGGGTTACTTGCTATTGGGATGGTACTGGctgatgaaaaataagaaatttgtaggaaatgatgaaaatatgagaCAGGTCCGTTATCTGAAAGATGTATTTGCTGGCATGGCCCTACTATATGGTCCTGTTCAATGGGTACGCATCTGGACCCAGACTCACCACTCTGCTGTTCTAGACCAGTGGTTTACTTTGCCCATTTTTGCTTGGCCAGTTGTCTGGTGCCACTACCTAAAGAATGGTTGGCAGCCCTGGTCATTCTTTTGTATTGAATGTATATCCCTAGCCAGTTACTGCCTTACCCTGTTCCACCATTTTGGATTTGATATAGCCCTAGCATGTCACATTCTTGCTGCTGTGTGGAGTGCCACACACTTGCATCGCCAGTATGGAGATTCTGTCTCTGCCACATACATCGGCCTGGCTTTGATGTCTTGCCTGGGCTTTGTTGTCCTTAAGATAGGTGACCATTGGCTTGCTCAGTGGTCAGTCTTTAAGAAATTGACTGGACACTTCTGGTCTAAAATTTGTGATATCATGCagttccattttgcatttttgttcttcataCATTTCAGTAATCCTCGGAAACAAATTGGCgaagaaaagaacatttga